Genomic DNA from Pseudorasbora parva isolate DD20220531a chromosome 17, ASM2467924v1, whole genome shotgun sequence:
TAAACTAGTCAAGTCCCAAATAAAATGTACGCATCTTGGTTTGAatgttctgtttttcttttatccTTGTCCATCAGCGCACTTTGCAAGTTTGTAATCCTCTCTAAAAAAACAGTAATCCTACTTGCTTTCTACAGGCAACTATAATTCCATGTCATTTGTGCTTTTACTCCCAGTGCTGCTTTTACCATCTGAAAACAGACTTTCCTCATCACAGTACTTTTGTCTAATGTGATTTAGAAAAGAAAGAGTGTGATAAAATTGACCAATGTTAAAAAGCATTCACCTTGAATGCGTTTgtgtctttatatatatatttagaaaagcCAGAGAGCAAACACATAATTTATCTTATAAATCTTAATGTGATCACCAAATCTGAATTAGTTAAGCCCCAAAAGAACAAGCATGTGCTAAAATAACCAAACCACCGCTGCACATGGTTACTAGTTTCTGAAATATTTGAGTTAACTGTCATAAATTAACATGTGCTAGCTTTTCAAAtctgtattttaaataaacagaaaaaatatttaggtcACCAACTCCAACATCAGCCCATGTGATGAAATGTGGCATTAAAGGAAATCATATTTTTTCTCAAATCCTATATaacacagaagaaaaaaacaacaaacagaAGGCTATAGGATAACATTCAGCAGTTTCATATCATAGGACCacttcaaaaaaacaaaaaaacaagctaTGCTTAATACGTCTCCAAATGAAACACcacacatttaaaatggaatatccatttatttacaaaaaggTTAAATATAAACAGAGATAAGagattattttatatgtaatactGAACTGCATGAAGCCTGACAATGTACATTAAAGTGATGAAACATTGCACAACATGATAATGTAACTGGTTTTCCTCACAAAAGGATTGGAAAATAATTGTATAATATTGGATTTGTTTGTGGTTTATCAGTCAAACGCATTCATCAAATAAACCAGCAAATTAATCTATAGAATAGGGATTTGTAAATGTTCAAAATATATTGTATTAGATTTAAAATTCAGTTTATTCGCTGGACTCAGCAAcaatttggttaaaaaaaaaaacatttttcacatCACAGACATATTTCATTTTTCATGCCAGTTAtccacagttaaaaaaaaagcttttagtTTAATTTCTGAATGAAAAGCATCCACAGATGTAGAAATGTCCGAGAAGCATTAAGTAAATGTGAATCAATTCTTTCCCATCCAGAAGAGGGCAGTGCAGAGTGTCATAGCATCCTGATTAGCAGGGTGTTAGTCTTGGCAAGTGACACTTTTCCCAATTTCCACGGTTCAACCTGCAATCCCAGCTGAACTCTGCATGCATTCGGTATGTAGCAGTTGTCCTGCTGAGATTGTGTCCTTGCTCAAATCTTGCCTGAAATCTTCTTTTTCAGAAGAAACAGGACAGAGAATTTGCAGAGGGACACGTCTTATCTATACAGAACATGTATTCCTACACCATAATCAGTATCGGTTTGCCATCTTTTTCTGCTCCAGTctaagtttgagctcagaaacCAGTGCCGTGTTGACAGGATTGTCTTTACCCCTTTGAGATCTCCTCTTTGTCTTGGATGCCACCGAGGCGGATACCGTAGGTACTGTCCACTCGCGGTCACTGTATCTATAGTGACTTGGCAACGGCGGGGGCATGAGGGGGGCGTTAGGAGGCGCCGGAGGTGCTCGATGATGAGAACACACTTTGATGTTATTGTTACAGTTGAGATTGTCTGAGGTAGGGATCTCCCGCTCCTCTGTGAACGGTTGCTGGAAGTCATCTCGTCTCCGGGGTTTACGCCTCCTGCGTATGAtgcgacgggagggtaggatCTTGTTGGACTTGACGTTTCTCATGAATATAATAGTAGAGATCAAGACCGTCACAAAAACCATGATCAAAATGACACCACTGATCAAGCCTAGGAAATACATGGGGTTTTCCCTACTTTTCAATAAAAAGGACGTCAAAGGTCCCCTGAGTTGAGTCTGTAAAAGAGCACAAAAAGAAATCAAGTCCATAGGACTCAAAGATGATATACTGTAGGCTTCTCTGTGTTTGGCCAGAGACACATGGTAAAAGTGAGGCAGATAAACAATTCCCAAAGATGCCAGTAGCAGTCAACAAAGCATTCTTGTGCGAAATAGTACTATACTACTCTGAATAAATACAGCGTGACTGCATGGCATCTTGACAGCTGAGAACAGATTGAAAGCAATTGATTTggtgtttatttaaattaatttgacaGAAAATTATTAGTTTAGAAATTAGAAAATTAGTTGAAGTCTGGTTGCAGCAGTAAGACAAGATCAGAAGGGTTGAATGGGGCACCCAGAATTAAGACCATGCAGCCTCATTGTCATAATCTCAACGTACACTGAATGGAGAAACGGGCGATTGTTTGAAGCCAGATAAGCAtagaatcatttttattttgaaaattatGCATTTTAACGGTGCTCGTGTACTCTTTTACAGACATTTACCTGCctttaaacaacaataaaatcattgaagaaaaaaaaaaaagaaaaaggtggGGGGTGGGCAAGTATTGGTGTCGGTGTCAAAGTGTCTCATGGTCAGGGCCTCCTAACAATCTTTCTGATCTTGCCCCTTGGCTGGACCCGGGactttctcacagatttccagAAAATTATGGTGGATATGAAAATGGTCAGACAGATGGCGAGGACTACAATGCTCAAACAAATGCTGAAAACAGTCCAGGGCCGAGTTCTCAGACTCAAGAAGTAAGAAATCAATCTGGATTTGATCTGTAAAGCACACAATAACAAAAACTTATACTAGGTTTGATATGAGGTTTTCTTACAAAACAGATAAAATAGTGAGAGTGGAGATTAAATATTTGTGCATGATTCAGTCTTTTCTAGCATGCATTgaagaaatgtatattttaaattctGGCTTACATGTGCAATAACGTGACTGCCAAAATGCATAAATGACAATCAAAGGGTTGTTTTGAATGGCAATACTAAAAATCTTGCTTTCACTTCCCTGCAAGCaattttgtgtttaaaatgatgtctaTAGCTGTCCAAACACAGCCCTGATGTCTGTCAGTGAAAACTTATTAGATGTCTAACCATAGCCCAAATAAATGAAACCAAACCTTGTAAATAgctgttgactttgcttacatgatggaatatcatacatctcaatggcaaaaatGATATGTAACcaaatttaaatttattttggtAAGAACTTCTATGAGTAACCCACTTCTAGCCTAGCTGGACTATGTCAGGActatagttaaagggttagtttagaaaattctgaccctcatgtcgttcgagaCCCATAAGAAtattgttcatcttcggaacacaataaagatattgttgaaatctgatggctcagaaaggcctccattgacacaaatgtcatttcctctctcaagaccctttatggcactaaagacgtcattaaaaagtccatcttactacagtggttctacaattaTTTAATGAAGGCaaagaaaatagtttttgtgtgcaaaaaaaactaaataacgacctATATAGtaatgggctgatttcaaaacaaagcttcgaacccatgatttggatcgcatgtcaaaccattgaaatcacgtgactttggcgatccgaatcatgaatcaatacactgattcataatgtcTTTAgagccttttatgggtcttatgggtgtcgaacgacatgagggtgagtaattaatgacagattttcatttttgggggaactaacccttaagaTGGTGAAATTACTTTTCTATTTATTGCTGGGTTAATAAATGAATAGGATTCTCAGTAAAGAAAGGCACTAATACAGAACCACTTACTGCTTCTGTGATGTCAATCTTTATCACTGTGGTGGTGCTGAAGGATGGTGAACCTCTGTCTTTGGCCTGAACAACCACAGACCAGGTACAGTCTTTCTGATTGGTGATATTCTGGACTATGTCCATGGACTTGATGTACGGCTTCAGCTTTATTTCTCCTGTGTCCGCATCAATGTCAAATATGTTGTCGGGGTCTGCTTTCATAATGGAGTATTCAATGACATTGTTCGGCTCTTCTGCATCTTCATCAGTCGCCTACAATCATCAAGCACAGTCAACTGACAATTACACAAGTGCTCTAATAGAAGAACAACATTTCAAAGAGTCTTTAAAATCGCTGCTAACCTCTATTTTCACTGGTGCACCAATCACCATGGTTTTCTCTAGGGAGTTTTCATTAAACGCTGGCGAGTGGTCATTGAGGTCTAGAATGGTGACGAAGACTTCTGCAAGGCTGTATTTTCCTTCAGTGTCTTCGGCCTTCACATAGAAGTTATACTTGGATTTGACCTCGGCATCCAGACTGGCCCAGGGCTGAGTATAGATGATTCCAGAATCAGCCTGAATGAAAAACCTTCATAAAAAATACAAGACAGGAAATGAGTTCTATTGGGAAAATCAGGATTATACAGAGCTTGTTGTACAGGGGgatgttaacatgatttaaagCTTTGAGAACACACACTCTCCTTTTTAAAACTGTTATGTATACTTCTTGTTATGATGTCAACAGGATAAAACAACATATCCTTACAGTCGAATACATTATCTTTAAAAGACTGGGTtggtaaaattattttaatgtttgtgaaagaagtctcatgctcaccataaaaataactaatataCATATTATAACGAAAAATAAAGTATCTGTTTCCATTCAttctattttaattatattttaagatatatatTCCAGTgctggcaaagctgaattttcagcagttgtaaatccagtcttcagtgtccatgatcctttagaaatcattcatATGTGAATTTGGTtcttaagaaacattttatattattcgcaatgttgaaaacagttcaaagaacagcatttaaaaaataattgaaatCATACTGACAGTTTTGAACAATTTAATACATATTTGCTGAatacaaaaattacattttaagtgtTACATTTACACTGCTCTATGACTGGCCTGACACAACATGATTTTGACCCGTTTGTCTAAATCCTGGAAGATGGAGGAGTGTTCAGAAAATCTGTctggatatttttattattttaattttaaatattgaaTTCCATTTTGTGCAGCTAATATGCAGAAAtgacacactgcacctttaagtgaaAAGGAGAGCAGTCTATTTACTGCTCAAATCCCATTAGTGGATTAACCAAGATGGAGGGCCAGGTAGCTTTTTGTTTGCAGTGAAATTGAGTTTTGCAGTTCTAGTTACCAACTCCGTATAGAGAAAAATTGTTGTCATTTGACAAAAATGTGCAGTTCATAAAATGTGATGAATGAAAATGCATACAAAAGACTGAATGGTGACAATTTAGGGGTGTTGTTGTCAGGTAAATAAAATCAGGCATAAGCTGCTATTAACAGGCAGTGTGGTCTGTCTGGCAGAAGCAAAAACAGAATAGATCCCACGCTCACTCGGCCTTTCCAATGACtgagttcacacagcaggaaaCAGCTTATCGCAAATATTTACCATGCCTGCTCTGCCAGCAAGCCGTCATTTACACATTTGTGTGGGTTATATTGATGTGCTTTAACCTCaattaaatataacaaatatgTTACTAGCAGAGATCAGGAATCTGTCTCTGGGTTTGGGAAGCTtgaggcagattttttttttatttaagatgAGAACAGCGGGAGGAGTGTCCAAAGATGGCAAGAATATTTCAGCTATTTGAGTGCTGCCTTTGGAAtctaataaaaagaaaagaaaatcggATCCACTTGGGTACAGCTAGTCCGGAGTACAGATAGAAACCAAGTCttacaacaacaataaaagtTATTGGAAATTGAATTGTCTAGCTTTAGGATCTGTAGGCTGTGTGTGATGAATCGAGGCGAGCTCATGTCCCTCCTGTTCTCCCCATTCGCTAAATAGTCTGTGTTTTGGCATTAATGATGTTGCATAAGCAACTGTTTTTTCATGTGGCTTATTCCAGTCGGCTGGCATTTTGTCAGTAGGATCTCAGGCATTAAaaagaccacacacacacacactgaaaaggAAGGAAAAACAACATTAAATAGGGGGTAGGGTACTCACAGGTCTGCTCCTGAGCCATAGATGGAATATTTGACCACACCCCAAAGACCAGAATCAGGATCTGTGGCCTGCAGAGAGCATAAGGAGCAAATGTCATCAACTAGCATCTGTTCCCATACATAACTGAGATGCCAACATCTATGTAACGGAACAGATGACGTTTAGAGCCAAAAGGCAAAACATTAGGAGCGATATGGGATTTGCTAATCAGGCTACGTCACTATTTCCCTTGTACTCATGGCTGTAGCATGTCCTCAAACGTCAAAATCCGTCAGGTCATTTAGTAAATTGTAGTCCACAAACAGGATAACTCCTATGTGGCGAGAACCTGCTTACACAGGGTGAGGGTTTATCTCAATAGGGTTCAATCTCTCTATCCACTGATGAAGGGCAGAGTGGAACAAGTTTAGCATCGTACCAGCATAATGCTTAGACTTGGAGAATAACTCAGGGGCATAGTCAGAAAAACATTTTCCTTATTATACTTATGTTTCTAAGtctcttttttttatatcatacagtaaatctgtaaaaatgtattccagagctgtcaaagctgaattttcagcaagacagtcttcaatgtcacatgatcttttagaaatcattctaatatgctgatttggtgctcaagtaacttttattattattatcagttgaatccagttgtgctgcttaataatgAATAGAAACCTTACAAGAACAGTGTATttattgtaaaattataaatgtctttacagtcacttttgataaatgtaatgcatccttgctgaataaagatttctttaaaaacaaaaacaaatattagcctacttattccaaacttttgaatggtagtgtatttcACCTTGTTTTTCACTATGACATGTTTGTtcatataaaattaaaatgagcaTGATCAGCATAATAGTTTCAGTATCATAGTAGTTGTATCATTTTGTTTGAGTATTCCGACACAAAAAAAGAGATTGTTTCCGTCACCTGAGTGCTATAATAATGTGACCATATCCTCATGATATTTTTGTCTATTAAAACACAAATCTGGGGTTTTAGCGTTACACAACTGAATGAAAATGATAGCCATCTGGCAGCTTAACACGGCACGTAATAGACTGTTTAACAAGCATTCACATACTGAGCATGATTTGGGATTCTGATCCAACCCCTCAAATGTTATATTTAGATTAATAATGCGTATAATGCGTCTTTTTTCCATAAACAGAGCACATTCTGGAGAGGATGGCAAACATGTTAATCTTTTTGTGGTTATAATGTCTAGAGTGTTCTGTACTCACTGTCACAGACACAACATTGGATCCTCCGGGTGAATTTTCTGGAATCCGGGCGATGTAAAAATCAGAAGTGAATTTTGGAGTGTTATCATTGGTGTCTAGCAGATGAATGATTATGTCTGCCGTGGCACTGAATCTCTCAGGTGTGTCAATCTCTACAGCAAGGAGCTGGAAACAATAGGCACAACACATATCTGCAACTGGTAGTatattattaacaataataGTTAGGAACATTCTCATGGTACAATTAACAAAATCATTTGGCAGATTTAAGTTCAGTTAGCATTTAGCACAAAatgaattgtattttttataagCCATGTCCATGTCATGTCAATTACACttttacagtattaaaaaaatacttttatttacatcaaaatatttgttaatactagggatgtcacaaaactcaatataatattgaaccattcggtacggcattcatggttcaatatgctggtgaattgcgtttttttttttccagttatgcatttaattaattatttccatttaatatattcaaatattcctctcagtttatttcggctctttttgagtgtgcctgtgagtctacgctCCAATTTGAGctaatatccaatcatatgcactcaAGTTAAGGGGTGTTTACCCACGTTTTAAAGCTTTGCcgattaaacatttcatttgcgtgcatgcactgttttgcattgagcgtgcgcactaaacgtctgtcaaacacgtgattactggacagtcttactgtgctaatactgtcaaatacacacaaggttacaataaacacagtcggttatgtctaaagtgaaagtaaaatcgcatGCGTCTATATATGAGATGtgagcaggtcttcaattgacagcagcagcctagtgaaccgcttgtccttaaagggacagttcacctataaaatgatgttaataacaaacaaaaaaagacctttaatacagtagcttttaataaatgttgtatattgaagactatgtagttttaatttaagcctacatttattcattcaatttcatacttaaatgctactgtacatctctgagctgccactgtaaatctttaatAGAATAGCACAAAAAAATGACCCAAACCAACAGACCGTGGTTAAAACcagaggtatgtattgaacctgggactaactgtattgttgcatccctagttAATACATTGATATTTCAGATCATTCATCTTTCTGCTGCAAATTTGTAGGTTCATTATTTGTCCATATACTCAGGATTGAgcacataatatataatatacttttcttaaagggatagtgaaaatgaaaatgtgatgtgcTTACCCTCGGGGCATCCAAGaagtaggtgtgtttgtttctctagtagaaaacaaataaagatttttaactccaaccgttgctcttATAATGCATGCCAATGGAGTGTTTTCTATGACAtatcactatgagagtaaaacacagacatacgaatccaaaatataccctgtggctcgtggcgacacattgagaTCTTAAGAAACGAAACGATCAGTTTTtgcgagaaaccgaacagtatttgtgttatttgtttttacctcatatcagacgaatctcatcaaGTATTTTTAACGCCATTATTTCTGTCAAGTAAGGTCAAAAAcctggcgcgatcatagatatatatttacatagatgcctcatttgaCCAATCTGCTCCATCcgtgcaggcactaatgaggaatctatacatatatatgtctATGATCATGCCAGGTTTTTGACCTTCTTTGATggaagtaatggcgttgggaatactagatgagatacGCCTGATATGAGgttaacaaattaaataaatactgttcgaaACCAATCATTTCGTCATTGTGTCACCGCAAACcaaagggtttaatatggattcgtgtgtctatgtgttttttactctcatagtggctcttATAGAAATACACCCAATGACATGCTTTATAcaagcaacagttggagttaaaaatcttcatttgtgttctactggagaaacaaacacacctatatcTTGAATGCCCTGGggaaagcagataaacatcacattttcatttttgggtgaactacgcCTTAAAACAGTTCccataaatatacatttacctTAAATGTCAGGAATTGTGATTTCTCAAAATCCATTGCAGCAGAATCCTCTACAAGGACAGTGACTTGAGCTTCATTCAAAACAGTTTGAGGGACCACTCGTAACATGCGGCCTGGGCCCACCAGTCTGAGGTGGAATTTTGCATTTGATCCCTAAGAAAAAGCATATAGTTTAAAAACTTCTCAATAATATAgagatttattaaatacatagaAATGCAATACTTTTAAAGCCATTTTAAATCATCGCTAGACAATGAATTGTGCATATCAATGTGATAGGCTGAAtaactaaaaatattattgtgtaaTATATGACAACAGCTTGAAAGAGACCCACGTGCTTGTTTGGGTGCTTTCCTGTGTTTTATGTAACAGATAATAATGTTCTACAATGACTGAACAGTGCTCATAAAAAATATGGAAGTAATACATTAAACTAATGGTGTCTTATCCtgttgatttttaaataatagttGATCTGCACTACAAAACTACTCTAACGCTCAATCAGCTTTTATTAAATTCTCTTAAAATGAAGAACAGATAGCCAGATTTTCTTTCTAATGTCTAAAACAAATGGTCCCCACCTGGTCGGAGTCGTTGACTGTGATTTTCAAGCCCCTCAGGAACTCTCCCTCAGGAGGATGCTCATACATAGTTAACTCGAACACGTTCTGCGGTCCATTCTCTCCAAAGAATGTGGGTGGATGGTTGTTCAGATCCACTACCTTAATGGTCACTGTGGTGACTGCAAAGTCCAAGCGTTTTCCTTCTGGACTAACCTCTGAAGCCTGAGAAAGCAAGAAATTACTGATTATAATAAATACAGCTAATTACATGAATTGTTGCATTAATTGGCTCGAAATACTCGTTATATATATAAGCATGTTTAAAAGAGATGTAACTAAAATGCATGGACAGAGATAGATTTTAGTAATGGAATTAGAAATTAGCTTAAGCTCTGTCTCAAGTTAGAGTTCAGAGGGAAGCAATGTCCAGTAACCGTTTGGTAGCCAACATTTGAtagctgaaaaaaaaatctaacttgGGATACAATAGAATAGAAATAGAGATTTTAACCTTGACTTTAATATTAAAGACTTCTCTCTTCAGGTCTGCTGGGTACACCTTCAGAGTGATACATCCACTGGTTTTATTGATGGAAAAAACCCCATCTGCTCCTGAATACATTTAATTGGAAATTTGAGTGAAAAGTCATAATAAATTTCCTTTCCAGCCATGAAAAGATGtgcaaaacaaatgcatttCCATATTAACCAATAATACTTACCAGAGTCTATTGAATAGATGATTGGATTTGGATTATCCATGTCGCCATCTTTGGCAAAAATTGTAAATATCTCAGATCCCTGTCAAAAGATCCCTGTAATTAGATCTTAGAAAAGGAGCAGTATAGTTTaaacaattaataaaataattgatctttacaactgaactgaatcaacactgaactcacTTTAGCTGAACAATGACACGTTTTTCTttttagagctgctttacagcagaatcAAACTATATTTGcatcattaaatcattatttttctGACGATCACAGTAaagctgcattgaaacaatTTGTATTATATAAAGCTCCATAAatataaaggtgacttgacacaAATAAATTAGCAGTAAAAATTAACAGATAAAGTAGGGAGAAgatatttgaatgtatttttagCAAGTTATGTTCAACTGTAATGCTTCcttaatatttgatttgattgaGTAAATGCTATCTTAACAGCaatcttgtcttgacagcatcAGAGCatcattatttgtttttttgaaaaaaattcatacttttattcatcaacaaaaattaaatggatcaaaagtgaagacagtgaaaacatgcattaatattaaaaaaaattctatttgAAATAAAAGCTGTTCAAAAAAATTTAACAAGTTTTGCCCAAAacttttaagcagcacaactgtttccaacgacagcatattagaatactttatgtaacattttaaaatatatcaaatagaaaACACTATATTTTAACtgcttttaaattataataatatttcacaatataaatgttttttctgtatctgtgatcaaataaatgcattcttggtgagcataagagacttctgttaaaaacattaaaaatatattactgaccccaaactttagtctgtctatctatatatcataattattAGAAATGTATCGCTTTAAATTACACTGAAGCACAATGGACTTGTAGAGTGCTTGTAAGAAATCATGGTGTAGTGTTACAATGGATACTCACAGGCGAAGAGACCTCATAGACATAACCAAAGTAAGGAGTTCCAACAAACACAGGAGGAGTGTCTTGAGTGTCAATCACATTTATCGTCAGAGTGGCAGATGATGACATCACTTGTTGCTTGCCCTTGTAAATGCCACCCCCATCCTGAAAACAAAACGTTTATATTTCATTATgatgcaaaaaataataatagccaAAGGATTAAAAATGATGCAGAGCAGATAAAGGTTGGACAAAACCAAACCGCTCCCTCTCACCTTTGCCACCACAGTGATGAAATGTGTGCGGGATTTCTCATAATCGAGGGCTTCGCCTGGTTTTATCCGCAGCACGCCACTATGGTGGTCGATGGCAAACTTTGTGCTCGGTTCACTGCTCTGGAATTAAGAACAAACAGATTCTAATGTAACTATATGGATTCCCAACTGTCTATGAGCTTGTGATAAAATAGTCAATTATTAATAGTATGAAGAGACAGGGATGAAATATCCATACTCCATATTATCTctgatctttcaagtattcatattcttgtgtaatcgacacgccatcctaaataaacctgtatcttgcgtgatacccagaaatttagaatattcagatctaatatgatttctgacctgtaaggttgccagaataataatcatacagtgtgtgttaataggcttctccaaaggtttatttttctccatcatgccctgatggagttttggttccttgccattgttgcctttggcttggcttgctcagttggggacactaaaattatgatccaagttattcaactaaatatacaaataaaattaattaattaggtcttatttaattctataaactataatactgatctgccaacattgtcgctctatgataaattaaaataagctgataacatcacagttttctccagaacgactgtacagccaaatctaattttgttgcaatattgtcctgtttaacactgtgaagctgctttgaaacaatcctcattgtaaaagcgctatataaataaagttgattgattgatatttgTTTGTGCATGTATATGATCTGTTCGATCAGATCCAGACCTGCCTAAAATACCTTGATCGAAGGTCAGATATTATTTCCTCAATGTGAAGTATTAGTATAATTTCTAGGCATACACAAAGGAAAAGAGTAAGGTTTCAGTGTATTTAAGTGTTGTCATCATGTCGCGGAGAAGCTGTGCGTTTAGGTGAGAAAGCAAAACCCCTTTTGCTTTCATAGGTTAATCAGAGGTTAAGATTTCTTTCTAAAGCTGTACAACCCAACAGTTTGCTTGTGCATAGCACATTTTACAGAGGACATATGACACCGGCTATGACTATCTACAACTGTGAAACGTTCCGCTCAAGTCATGCTTGCAAAGTTAGTTCCACTCGATTGGCTTGTTCATCAGCTTTGATACCCAGGAACTGATACGGTAAAAACTGtaacattattattactaaCTATGGGTTTACAAATGCTTTAAAAGCATTGGAAACTGAAGCTTGCGTTAATTGTAAGGGCCGTTCAATTTCTGACACATACTTGAGGTGTTCGGCATCTGGATCTAATGTCCAATCAGAGCACTGAGAGCTTTTTGGGAGGGGCTTTGTAGAAATTAGCATGTTTCAGACAGACTGGAAATATAGGTACTGCAATGCACAGTgttacaaaaaaagtgttttatgaACATTAAAGTATGTTAACTTATTCTACTACAcctaataaacaaaataaatagcatcatatgacccctttaaatgcaattttaaatgtgcttatagatttattttatttatgaccCATTTATATGGATATATACTATACGACATTGCA
This window encodes:
- the cdhr1a gene encoding cadherin-related family member 1a isoform X4; the protein is MPSIVDVPENTTSGSSIYKVQAVDRDIGSGGSVTYFLQSSEPSTKFAIDHHSGVLRIKPGEALDYEKSRTHFITVVAKDGGGIYKGKQQVMSSSATLTINVIDTQDTPPVFVGTPYFGYVYEVSSPGSEIFTIFAKDGDMDNPNPIIYSIDSGADGVFSINKTSGCITLKVYPADLKREVFNIKVKASEVSPEGKRLDFAVTTVTIKVVDLNNHPPTFFGENGPQNVFELTMYEHPPEGEFLRGLKITVNDSDQGSNAKFHLRLVGPGRMLRVVPQTVLNEAQVTVLVEDSAAMDFEKSQFLTFKLLAVEIDTPERFSATADIIIHLLDTNDNTPKFTSDFYIARIPENSPGGSNVVSVTATDPDSGLWGVVKYSIYGSGADLFFIQADSGIIYTQPWASLDAEVKSKYNFYVKAEDTEGKYSLAEVFVTILDLNDHSPAFNENSLEKTMVIGAPVKIEATDEDAEEPNNVIEYSIMKADPDNIFDIDADTGEIKLKPYIKSMDIVQNITNQKDCTWSVVVQAKDRGSPSFSTTTVIKIDITEATQLRGPLTSFLLKSRENPMYFLGLISGVILIMVFVTVLISTIIFMRNVKSNKILPSRRIIRRRRKPRRRDDFQQPFTEEREIPTSDNLNCNNNIKVCSHHRAPPAPPNAPLMPPPLPSHYRYSDREWTVPTVSASVASKTKRRSQRGKDNPVNTALVSELKLRLEQKKMANRY
- the cdhr1a gene encoding cadherin-related family member 1a isoform X3, which gives rise to MFVCVYLCSCVHVWTHLCSTYQTDCPCLHRQVGDWLSSEQAQTDYAPYFYDNGPNSNNGNMAMFNLSEDTPKGTQIYVLNGTDPEGQPVKYGMTFEPGYKEYFRVHPKSGAVTLIEELDREAQDDIEFFVSISDGLNKVVEKVSVIVTDANDERPQFQNMPSIVDVPENTTSGSSIYKVQAVDRDIGSGGSVTYFLQSSEPSTKFAIDHHSGVLRIKPGEALDYEKSRTHFITVVAKDGGGIYKGKQQVMSSSATLTINVIDTQDTPPVFVGTPYFGYVYEVSSPGSEIFTIFAKDGDMDNPNPIIYSIDSGADGVFSINKTSGCITLKVYPADLKREVFNIKVKASEVSPEGKRLDFAVTTVTIKVVDLNNHPPTFFGENGPQNVFELTMYEHPPEGEFLRGLKITVNDSDQGSNAKFHLRLVGPGRMLRVVPQTVLNEAQVTVLVEDSAAMDFEKSQFLTFKLLAVEIDTPERFSATADIIIHLLDTNDNTPKFTSDFYIARIPENSPGGSNVVSVTATDPDSGLWGVVKYSIYGSGADLFFIQADSGIIYTQPWASLDAEVKSKYNFYVKAEDTEGKYSLAEVFVTILDLNDHSPAFNENSLEKTMVIGAPVKIEATDEDAEEPNNVIEYSIMKADPDNIFDIDADTGEIKLKPYIKSMDIVQNITNQKDCTWSVVVQAKDRGSPSFSTTTVIKIDITEAIKSRLISYFLSLRTRPWTVFSICLSIVVLAICLTIFISTIIFWKSVRKSRVQPRGKIRKIVRRP